A region of Syngnathoides biaculeatus isolate LvHL_M chromosome 20, ASM1980259v1, whole genome shotgun sequence DNA encodes the following proteins:
- the LOC133493143 gene encoding probable RNA-binding protein 46 isoform X4 yields MEHLRKEQSIHLALVKLMDRTGYNMIQENGQRKYGGPPPNWVGPMPCIDCEVFVGKIPAYIYEDELVPLFETAGTIYEMRLMLELNGQNRGYGFVLYTDREAAEKAVRNLNNHEVRRGRFVGVCLSLQKCSLFLASISKNKSKEEITEAVKEVTEGLLEVSVFPSHTGENQGFAFLEYETHKAAALARKALMARKKLWGKNIWIDWAQLEKDRKGANLHSIKTVHVCNLSPSTTAATLRREFERFKPGAVARVKKFIRHAYIHFGCHEDAVVAARMMNGAIVDGNPVAVTLNIYRWQQRQPQGGGASGVINLQNGGTDESHAVESTNPRVQWSPWTPGPSFRAAQGVFPLNPGSQLYPTDLQLLQPGQFGSAVSLLELYCCVNKLPPPRYELFSLLGPDGGFLLVYKVMMLLTQEVFMPDMLCMQLDAAKELAAEHALCGATGVVNPQHGGTNEHHAVESMNPHVQWSSQTPGASFLAAHGVFPLNPGAQLYPTNLQLLQRDQFCSAVSLLELYCCVNNLPPPHYELSQLAPEGASLLVYKVVMLLTREVYIPDVACVQLDVAKELAAEHALWNLVSRSSPTDLTRNLSPV; encoded by the exons ATGGAACACCTCAGGAAGGAACAGTCCATTCACTTGGCCTTGGTGAAACTGATGGACAGAACGGGGTATAATATGATTCAGGAGAATGGGCAGAGAAAGTATGGCGGACCGCCACCAA ACTGGGTGGGTCCCATGCCATGCATTGACTGCGAGGTCTTTGTCGGCAAGATTCCGGCGTACATATATGAAGATGAGCTCGTCCCTCTCTTCGAGACCGCTGGCACCATTTACGAGATGAGGCTGATGCTCGAGTTAAATGGACAAAACCGCGGCTACGGCTTTGTCCTGTACACCGACCG TGAGGCGGCCGAAAAAGCTGTCCGGAACCTGAATAACCATGAGGTTCGCCGAGGAAGGTTCGTCGGTGTTTGCCTCTCTCTGCAAAAATGCAGCCTCTTCCTTGCCTCCATTTCCAAAAATAAGAGTAAGGAGGAGATCACGGAGGCGGTCAAAGAG GTAACGGAGGGCCTTCTAGAAGTCTCCGTGTTTCCAAGCCACACAGGTGAAAACCAAGGCTTCGCTTTTCTGGAGTACGAGACCCACAAGGCAGCTGCTCTTGCTCGTAAGGCATTGATGGCAA GGAAGAAGTTGTGGGGCAAGAACATCTGGATAGACTGGGCCCAGCTGGAAAAGGACAGGAAGGGAGCCAACCTGCATTCCATCAAAACAGTCCAC GTGTGCAACCTCTCGCCGAGCACCACAGCGGCAACCCTGCGGCGCGAGTTTGAGCGCTTCAAACCAGGCGCAGTGGCGCGAGTGAAGAAGTTCATCCGCCACGCCTACATTCACTTCGGCTGCCACGAGGATGCCGTCGTTGCCGCCAGGATGATGAACGGCGCCATCGTCGACGGAAACCCCGTAGCAGTGACCCTGAATATCTACAGATGGCAGCAAAGGCAGCCACAAGGAGGTGGAGCCAGTGGGGTAATCAACCTGCAAAATGGTGGCACTGATGAGAGCCATGCTGTGGAATCCACGAACCCTCGTGTGCAGTGGAGCCCTTGGACTCCTGGACCATCAT TTCGAGCTGCCCAGGGTGTGTTCCCGCTCAATCCTGGCTCTCAGCTGTACCCCACCGACTTGCAGCTGCTCCAACCTGGTCAGTTCGGCTCCGCCGTGAGTCTGCTGGAGTTGTATTGCTGCGTGAACAAGCTGCCGCCCCCGCGTTACGAGCTCTTCTCTCTGCTGGGTCCAGATGGGGGCTTCCTGCTGGTCTACAAG gTGATGATGCTGCTGACACAAGAAGTCTTCATGCCAGACATGTTATGTATGCAGCTGGATGCCGCTAAAGAGCTGGCGGCAGAACACGCCTTGT GTGGAGCTACGGGGGTGGTCAACCCGCAGCACGGTGGCACAAATGAGCACCATGCTGTGGAGTCCATGAACCCTCATGTCCAGTGGAGCTCTCAGACTCCCGGAGCATCAT TTCTAGCTGCCCACGGTGTGTTCCCGCTCAATCCTGGCGCTCAGCTGTACCCCACCAACTTGCAGCTGCTCCAACGCGATCAGTTCTGCTCCGCTGTCAGTCTGCTGGAGTTGTATTGCTGCGTGAACAACTTGCCACCTCCACATTACGAGCTGTCTCAGCTGGCTCCAGAAGGGGCCTCCCTGCTGGTCTACAAG GTGGTGATGCTGCTGACACGAGAAGTCTACATACCGGACGTAGCGTGTGTGCAGCTGGATGTCGCTAAAGAGCTAGCGGCAGAACACGCACTGTGGAATCTtg TGTCGCGGTCCTCCCCGACTGACTTGACCAGAAACCTGTCCCCTGTGTAG
- the LOC133493143 gene encoding probable RNA-binding protein 46 isoform X2: MAEARYRDDRELGEDGEASSGRFNPLTDMEHLRKEQSIHLALVKLMDRTGYNMIQENGQRKYGGPPPNWVGPMPCIDCEVFVGKIPAYIYEDELVPLFETAGTIYEMRLMLELNGQNRGYGFVLEAAEKAVRNLNNHEVRRGRFVGVCLSLQKCSLFLASISKNKSKEEITEAVKEVTEGLLEVSVFPSHTGENQGFAFLEYETHKAAALARKALMARKKLWGKNIWIDWAQLEKDRKGANLHSIKTVHVCNLSPSTTAATLRREFERFKPGAVARVKKFIRHAYIHFGCHEDAVVAARMMNGAIVDGNPVAVTLNIYRWQQRQPQGGGASGVINLQNGGTDESHAVESTNPRVQWSPWTPGPSFRAAQGVFPLNPGSQLYPTDLQLLQPGQFGSAVSLLELYCCVNKLPPPRYELFSLLGPDGGFLLVYKVMMLLTQEVFMPDMLCMQLDAAKELAAEHALCGATGVVNPQHGGTNEHHAVESMNPHVQWSSQTPGASFLAAHGVFPLNPGAQLYPTNLQLLQRDQFCSAVSLLELYCCVNNLPPPHYELSQLAPEGASLLVYKVVMLLTREVYIPDVACVQLDVAKELAAEHALWNLVSRSSPTDLTRNLSPV; the protein is encoded by the exons ATGGCGGAAGCTAGATATC GTGATGACCGAGAGTTGGGTGAAGACGGTGAAGCATCCTCAGGGCGGTTCAACCCTCTGACTGACATGGAACACCTCAGGAAGGAACAGTCCATTCACTTGGCCTTGGTGAAACTGATGGACAGAACGGGGTATAATATGATTCAGGAGAATGGGCAGAGAAAGTATGGCGGACCGCCACCAA ACTGGGTGGGTCCCATGCCATGCATTGACTGCGAGGTCTTTGTCGGCAAGATTCCGGCGTACATATATGAAGATGAGCTCGTCCCTCTCTTCGAGACCGCTGGCACCATTTACGAGATGAGGCTGATGCTCGAGTTAAATGGACAAAACCGCGGCTACGGCTTTGTCCT TGAGGCGGCCGAAAAAGCTGTCCGGAACCTGAATAACCATGAGGTTCGCCGAGGAAGGTTCGTCGGTGTTTGCCTCTCTCTGCAAAAATGCAGCCTCTTCCTTGCCTCCATTTCCAAAAATAAGAGTAAGGAGGAGATCACGGAGGCGGTCAAAGAG GTAACGGAGGGCCTTCTAGAAGTCTCCGTGTTTCCAAGCCACACAGGTGAAAACCAAGGCTTCGCTTTTCTGGAGTACGAGACCCACAAGGCAGCTGCTCTTGCTCGTAAGGCATTGATGGCAA GGAAGAAGTTGTGGGGCAAGAACATCTGGATAGACTGGGCCCAGCTGGAAAAGGACAGGAAGGGAGCCAACCTGCATTCCATCAAAACAGTCCAC GTGTGCAACCTCTCGCCGAGCACCACAGCGGCAACCCTGCGGCGCGAGTTTGAGCGCTTCAAACCAGGCGCAGTGGCGCGAGTGAAGAAGTTCATCCGCCACGCCTACATTCACTTCGGCTGCCACGAGGATGCCGTCGTTGCCGCCAGGATGATGAACGGCGCCATCGTCGACGGAAACCCCGTAGCAGTGACCCTGAATATCTACAGATGGCAGCAAAGGCAGCCACAAGGAGGTGGAGCCAGTGGGGTAATCAACCTGCAAAATGGTGGCACTGATGAGAGCCATGCTGTGGAATCCACGAACCCTCGTGTGCAGTGGAGCCCTTGGACTCCTGGACCATCAT TTCGAGCTGCCCAGGGTGTGTTCCCGCTCAATCCTGGCTCTCAGCTGTACCCCACCGACTTGCAGCTGCTCCAACCTGGTCAGTTCGGCTCCGCCGTGAGTCTGCTGGAGTTGTATTGCTGCGTGAACAAGCTGCCGCCCCCGCGTTACGAGCTCTTCTCTCTGCTGGGTCCAGATGGGGGCTTCCTGCTGGTCTACAAG gTGATGATGCTGCTGACACAAGAAGTCTTCATGCCAGACATGTTATGTATGCAGCTGGATGCCGCTAAAGAGCTGGCGGCAGAACACGCCTTGT GTGGAGCTACGGGGGTGGTCAACCCGCAGCACGGTGGCACAAATGAGCACCATGCTGTGGAGTCCATGAACCCTCATGTCCAGTGGAGCTCTCAGACTCCCGGAGCATCAT TTCTAGCTGCCCACGGTGTGTTCCCGCTCAATCCTGGCGCTCAGCTGTACCCCACCAACTTGCAGCTGCTCCAACGCGATCAGTTCTGCTCCGCTGTCAGTCTGCTGGAGTTGTATTGCTGCGTGAACAACTTGCCACCTCCACATTACGAGCTGTCTCAGCTGGCTCCAGAAGGGGCCTCCCTGCTGGTCTACAAG GTGGTGATGCTGCTGACACGAGAAGTCTACATACCGGACGTAGCGTGTGTGCAGCTGGATGTCGCTAAAGAGCTAGCGGCAGAACACGCACTGTGGAATCTtg TGTCGCGGTCCTCCCCGACTGACTTGACCAGAAACCTGTCCCCTGTGTAG
- the LOC133493143 gene encoding probable RNA-binding protein 46 isoform X1 produces MAEARYRDDRELGEDGEASSGRFNPLTDMEHLRKEQSIHLALVKLMDRTGYNMIQENGQRKYGGPPPNWVGPMPCIDCEVFVGKIPAYIYEDELVPLFETAGTIYEMRLMLELNGQNRGYGFVLYTDREAAEKAVRNLNNHEVRRGRFVGVCLSLQKCSLFLASISKNKSKEEITEAVKEVTEGLLEVSVFPSHTGENQGFAFLEYETHKAAALARKALMARKKLWGKNIWIDWAQLEKDRKGANLHSIKTVHVCNLSPSTTAATLRREFERFKPGAVARVKKFIRHAYIHFGCHEDAVVAARMMNGAIVDGNPVAVTLNIYRWQQRQPQGGGASGVINLQNGGTDESHAVESTNPRVQWSPWTPGPSFRAAQGVFPLNPGSQLYPTDLQLLQPGQFGSAVSLLELYCCVNKLPPPRYELFSLLGPDGGFLLVYKVMMLLTQEVFMPDMLCMQLDAAKELAAEHALCGATGVVNPQHGGTNEHHAVESMNPHVQWSSQTPGASFLAAHGVFPLNPGAQLYPTNLQLLQRDQFCSAVSLLELYCCVNNLPPPHYELSQLAPEGASLLVYKVVMLLTREVYIPDVACVQLDVAKELAAEHALWNLVSRSSPTDLTRNLSPV; encoded by the exons ATGGCGGAAGCTAGATATC GTGATGACCGAGAGTTGGGTGAAGACGGTGAAGCATCCTCAGGGCGGTTCAACCCTCTGACTGACATGGAACACCTCAGGAAGGAACAGTCCATTCACTTGGCCTTGGTGAAACTGATGGACAGAACGGGGTATAATATGATTCAGGAGAATGGGCAGAGAAAGTATGGCGGACCGCCACCAA ACTGGGTGGGTCCCATGCCATGCATTGACTGCGAGGTCTTTGTCGGCAAGATTCCGGCGTACATATATGAAGATGAGCTCGTCCCTCTCTTCGAGACCGCTGGCACCATTTACGAGATGAGGCTGATGCTCGAGTTAAATGGACAAAACCGCGGCTACGGCTTTGTCCTGTACACCGACCG TGAGGCGGCCGAAAAAGCTGTCCGGAACCTGAATAACCATGAGGTTCGCCGAGGAAGGTTCGTCGGTGTTTGCCTCTCTCTGCAAAAATGCAGCCTCTTCCTTGCCTCCATTTCCAAAAATAAGAGTAAGGAGGAGATCACGGAGGCGGTCAAAGAG GTAACGGAGGGCCTTCTAGAAGTCTCCGTGTTTCCAAGCCACACAGGTGAAAACCAAGGCTTCGCTTTTCTGGAGTACGAGACCCACAAGGCAGCTGCTCTTGCTCGTAAGGCATTGATGGCAA GGAAGAAGTTGTGGGGCAAGAACATCTGGATAGACTGGGCCCAGCTGGAAAAGGACAGGAAGGGAGCCAACCTGCATTCCATCAAAACAGTCCAC GTGTGCAACCTCTCGCCGAGCACCACAGCGGCAACCCTGCGGCGCGAGTTTGAGCGCTTCAAACCAGGCGCAGTGGCGCGAGTGAAGAAGTTCATCCGCCACGCCTACATTCACTTCGGCTGCCACGAGGATGCCGTCGTTGCCGCCAGGATGATGAACGGCGCCATCGTCGACGGAAACCCCGTAGCAGTGACCCTGAATATCTACAGATGGCAGCAAAGGCAGCCACAAGGAGGTGGAGCCAGTGGGGTAATCAACCTGCAAAATGGTGGCACTGATGAGAGCCATGCTGTGGAATCCACGAACCCTCGTGTGCAGTGGAGCCCTTGGACTCCTGGACCATCAT TTCGAGCTGCCCAGGGTGTGTTCCCGCTCAATCCTGGCTCTCAGCTGTACCCCACCGACTTGCAGCTGCTCCAACCTGGTCAGTTCGGCTCCGCCGTGAGTCTGCTGGAGTTGTATTGCTGCGTGAACAAGCTGCCGCCCCCGCGTTACGAGCTCTTCTCTCTGCTGGGTCCAGATGGGGGCTTCCTGCTGGTCTACAAG gTGATGATGCTGCTGACACAAGAAGTCTTCATGCCAGACATGTTATGTATGCAGCTGGATGCCGCTAAAGAGCTGGCGGCAGAACACGCCTTGT GTGGAGCTACGGGGGTGGTCAACCCGCAGCACGGTGGCACAAATGAGCACCATGCTGTGGAGTCCATGAACCCTCATGTCCAGTGGAGCTCTCAGACTCCCGGAGCATCAT TTCTAGCTGCCCACGGTGTGTTCCCGCTCAATCCTGGCGCTCAGCTGTACCCCACCAACTTGCAGCTGCTCCAACGCGATCAGTTCTGCTCCGCTGTCAGTCTGCTGGAGTTGTATTGCTGCGTGAACAACTTGCCACCTCCACATTACGAGCTGTCTCAGCTGGCTCCAGAAGGGGCCTCCCTGCTGGTCTACAAG GTGGTGATGCTGCTGACACGAGAAGTCTACATACCGGACGTAGCGTGTGTGCAGCTGGATGTCGCTAAAGAGCTAGCGGCAGAACACGCACTGTGGAATCTtg TGTCGCGGTCCTCCCCGACTGACTTGACCAGAAACCTGTCCCCTGTGTAG
- the LOC133493143 gene encoding probable RNA-binding protein 46 isoform X3: MAEARYRDDRELGEDGEASSGRFNPLTDMEHLRKEQSIHLALVKLMDRTGYNMIQENGQRKYGGPPPNWVGPMPCIDCEVFVGKIPAYIYEDELVPLFETAGTIYEMRLMLELNGQNRGYGFVLYTDREAAEKAVRNLNNHEVRRGRFVGVCLSLQKCSLFLASISKNKSKEEITEAVKEVTEGLLEVSVFPSHTGENQGFAFLEYETHKAAALARKKLWGKNIWIDWAQLEKDRKGANLHSIKTVHVCNLSPSTTAATLRREFERFKPGAVARVKKFIRHAYIHFGCHEDAVVAARMMNGAIVDGNPVAVTLNIYRWQQRQPQGGGASGVINLQNGGTDESHAVESTNPRVQWSPWTPGPSFRAAQGVFPLNPGSQLYPTDLQLLQPGQFGSAVSLLELYCCVNKLPPPRYELFSLLGPDGGFLLVYKVMMLLTQEVFMPDMLCMQLDAAKELAAEHALCGATGVVNPQHGGTNEHHAVESMNPHVQWSSQTPGASFLAAHGVFPLNPGAQLYPTNLQLLQRDQFCSAVSLLELYCCVNNLPPPHYELSQLAPEGASLLVYKVVMLLTREVYIPDVACVQLDVAKELAAEHALWNLVSRSSPTDLTRNLSPV, encoded by the exons ATGGCGGAAGCTAGATATC GTGATGACCGAGAGTTGGGTGAAGACGGTGAAGCATCCTCAGGGCGGTTCAACCCTCTGACTGACATGGAACACCTCAGGAAGGAACAGTCCATTCACTTGGCCTTGGTGAAACTGATGGACAGAACGGGGTATAATATGATTCAGGAGAATGGGCAGAGAAAGTATGGCGGACCGCCACCAA ACTGGGTGGGTCCCATGCCATGCATTGACTGCGAGGTCTTTGTCGGCAAGATTCCGGCGTACATATATGAAGATGAGCTCGTCCCTCTCTTCGAGACCGCTGGCACCATTTACGAGATGAGGCTGATGCTCGAGTTAAATGGACAAAACCGCGGCTACGGCTTTGTCCTGTACACCGACCG TGAGGCGGCCGAAAAAGCTGTCCGGAACCTGAATAACCATGAGGTTCGCCGAGGAAGGTTCGTCGGTGTTTGCCTCTCTCTGCAAAAATGCAGCCTCTTCCTTGCCTCCATTTCCAAAAATAAGAGTAAGGAGGAGATCACGGAGGCGGTCAAAGAG GTAACGGAGGGCCTTCTAGAAGTCTCCGTGTTTCCAAGCCACACAGGTGAAAACCAAGGCTTCGCTTTTCTGGAGTACGAGACCCACAAGGCAGCTGCTCTTGCTC GGAAGAAGTTGTGGGGCAAGAACATCTGGATAGACTGGGCCCAGCTGGAAAAGGACAGGAAGGGAGCCAACCTGCATTCCATCAAAACAGTCCAC GTGTGCAACCTCTCGCCGAGCACCACAGCGGCAACCCTGCGGCGCGAGTTTGAGCGCTTCAAACCAGGCGCAGTGGCGCGAGTGAAGAAGTTCATCCGCCACGCCTACATTCACTTCGGCTGCCACGAGGATGCCGTCGTTGCCGCCAGGATGATGAACGGCGCCATCGTCGACGGAAACCCCGTAGCAGTGACCCTGAATATCTACAGATGGCAGCAAAGGCAGCCACAAGGAGGTGGAGCCAGTGGGGTAATCAACCTGCAAAATGGTGGCACTGATGAGAGCCATGCTGTGGAATCCACGAACCCTCGTGTGCAGTGGAGCCCTTGGACTCCTGGACCATCAT TTCGAGCTGCCCAGGGTGTGTTCCCGCTCAATCCTGGCTCTCAGCTGTACCCCACCGACTTGCAGCTGCTCCAACCTGGTCAGTTCGGCTCCGCCGTGAGTCTGCTGGAGTTGTATTGCTGCGTGAACAAGCTGCCGCCCCCGCGTTACGAGCTCTTCTCTCTGCTGGGTCCAGATGGGGGCTTCCTGCTGGTCTACAAG gTGATGATGCTGCTGACACAAGAAGTCTTCATGCCAGACATGTTATGTATGCAGCTGGATGCCGCTAAAGAGCTGGCGGCAGAACACGCCTTGT GTGGAGCTACGGGGGTGGTCAACCCGCAGCACGGTGGCACAAATGAGCACCATGCTGTGGAGTCCATGAACCCTCATGTCCAGTGGAGCTCTCAGACTCCCGGAGCATCAT TTCTAGCTGCCCACGGTGTGTTCCCGCTCAATCCTGGCGCTCAGCTGTACCCCACCAACTTGCAGCTGCTCCAACGCGATCAGTTCTGCTCCGCTGTCAGTCTGCTGGAGTTGTATTGCTGCGTGAACAACTTGCCACCTCCACATTACGAGCTGTCTCAGCTGGCTCCAGAAGGGGCCTCCCTGCTGGTCTACAAG GTGGTGATGCTGCTGACACGAGAAGTCTACATACCGGACGTAGCGTGTGTGCAGCTGGATGTCGCTAAAGAGCTAGCGGCAGAACACGCACTGTGGAATCTtg TGTCGCGGTCCTCCCCGACTGACTTGACCAGAAACCTGTCCCCTGTGTAG